The proteins below come from a single Phocoena sinus isolate mPhoSin1 chromosome 2, mPhoSin1.pri, whole genome shotgun sequence genomic window:
- the LOC116748508 gene encoding interferon alpha-inducible protein 27-like protein 2 isoform X1 produces MSAKAIESGDGDATDLSPLEYPSDEEDEPSQSSDQASDGSPGKPQQGPPQGPDGSASDPRDPPKAGGSNFAHYAGKASLAVIGGAVAVGAVPVVLGAAGFTGAGIAASSLAAKMMSAAAMANGGGVAAGSLVATLQSVGAAGLSTSSNIILGSAGSALGAWLWGGKKKAPSSPPQGSSTEAERGSRAGDDPPGPQDVSPPNDKSSAS; encoded by the exons ATGTCAGCTAAAGCCATAGAGAGCGGGGATGGAGATGCCACTGACCTCAGCCCGCTGGAATATCCCTCTGATG aggaggACGAACCTTCCCAGTCATCCGACCAGGCCTCTGATGGTTCTCCCGGGAAGCCACAACAGGGGCCACCCCAAGGGCCAGATGGATCTGCCTCTGACCCCAGAGACCCACCCAAGGCTGGAGGCAGCAATTTTGCCCATTACGCAG GTAAGGCCTCTTTAGCTGTGATTGGAGGAG CCGTGGCCGTGGGGGCTGTGCCCGTGGTGCTGGGCGCCGCGGGCTTCACCGGGGCAGGAATCGCAGCCTCCTCCTTAGCGGCCAAGATGATGTCAGCGGCCGCCATGGCCAATGGGGGCGGAGTTGCCGCCGGCAGCCTGGTGGCCACTCTCCAGTCCGTGG ggGCAGCCGGACTTTCCACGTCATCCAACATCATCCTGGGCTCGGCTGGGTCAGCTCTTGGGGCCTGGCTGTGGGGTGGAAAAAAGAaagccccttcctctcctccacaaGGATCCAGTACTGAAGCAGAGAGGGGCTCCCGGGCTGGAGATGACCCTCCAGGGCCTCAGGATGTCAGTCCCCCAAATGACAAGTCCTCTGCCTCCTAA
- the LOC116748659 gene encoding mRNA decay activator protein ZFP36L3-like has protein sequence MPVNFYAIEFTSAVLSASNLASKILSAGSLVKVGAAASGGVLAGLLWLRLTLSSNASLAGATSTPGSLLGTLNGSYLLGCPAAALTAFPLAAKAAAAVAGGALAVGAVPVVLGAAGFTRAGITASSLAAKMMSAAAMANGGGVAAGSPVATLQSVGSGGLSLSSKVLLGSTGFALVSLVVGL, from the exons ATGCCGGTCAATTTCTATGCCATAGAATTTACCAGTGCTGTCCTCTCAGCCTCTAACCTGGCTTCCAAGATACTGTCTGCAGGGAGCCTGGTCAAAGTGGGCGCGGCAGCCTCTGGAGGTGTCTTGGCAGGACTTCTTTGGCTGA GGCTCACCCTGTCATCCAACGCTTCCCTGGCTGGGGCCACATCTACCCCGGGATCCTTGCTGGGGACACTGAATGGCTCCTACCTGCTAGGATGCCCTGCTGCGGCCCTGACCGCTTTCCCACTAG CAGCCAAGGCTGCTGCAGCTGTGGCGGGAGGAG CCCTGGCCGTGGGGGCTGTGCCCGTGGTGCTGGGCGCCGCGGGCTTCACCAGGGCAGGAATCACAGCCTCCTCCTTAGCGGCCAAGATGATGTCAGCGGCCGCCATGGCCAATGGGGGTGGAGTTGCCGCCGGCAGCCCGGTGGCCACTCTCCAGTCTGTGG GATCAGGTGGACTCTCCCTGTCATCCAAAGTCCTCCTGGGATCCACTGGGTTTGCCCTTGTGTCCCTCGTGGTGGGCTTGTGA
- the LOC116748508 gene encoding interferon alpha-inducible protein 27-like protein 2 isoform X2 — translation MSAKAIESGDGDATDLSPLEYPSDEEDEPSQSSDQASDGSPGKPQQGPPQGPDGSASDPRDPPKAGGSNFAHYAAVAVGAVPVVLGAAGFTGAGIAASSLAAKMMSAAAMANGGGVAAGSLVATLQSVGAAGLSTSSNIILGSAGSALGAWLWGGKKKAPSSPPQGSSTEAERGSRAGDDPPGPQDVSPPNDKSSAS, via the exons ATGTCAGCTAAAGCCATAGAGAGCGGGGATGGAGATGCCACTGACCTCAGCCCGCTGGAATATCCCTCTGATG aggaggACGAACCTTCCCAGTCATCCGACCAGGCCTCTGATGGTTCTCCCGGGAAGCCACAACAGGGGCCACCCCAAGGGCCAGATGGATCTGCCTCTGACCCCAGAGACCCACCCAAGGCTGGAGGCAGCAATTTTGCCCATTACGCAG CCGTGGCCGTGGGGGCTGTGCCCGTGGTGCTGGGCGCCGCGGGCTTCACCGGGGCAGGAATCGCAGCCTCCTCCTTAGCGGCCAAGATGATGTCAGCGGCCGCCATGGCCAATGGGGGCGGAGTTGCCGCCGGCAGCCTGGTGGCCACTCTCCAGTCCGTGG ggGCAGCCGGACTTTCCACGTCATCCAACATCATCCTGGGCTCGGCTGGGTCAGCTCTTGGGGCCTGGCTGTGGGGTGGAAAAAAGAaagccccttcctctcctccacaaGGATCCAGTACTGAAGCAGAGAGGGGCTCCCGGGCTGGAGATGACCCTCCAGGGCCTCAGGATGTCAGTCCCCCAAATGACAAGTCCTCTGCCTCCTAA